The genome window CTGACAGAGTACCTCAAGGGGAACCAGACGCCGGTCTTCTTCGGCAGCGGCGTCAACAACTTCGGCGTCGAGGAACTGCTCGACGCTCTGGTCGACCTCGCCCCGGCGCCGGGTCCGCGGTCCACCATGACGCGCGCGGTTGCACCCGAGGAAGAGGCTTTTTCCGGCTTCGTCTTCAAGATCCAGGCGAACATGGACCCGATGCACCGCGACCGCATCGCCTTCCTGCGCATCTGCTCGGGGAAGTTCACCCGCGGCATGAAGGTGCGCCACCACCGCATCGGCAAGGACGTAATCCTCTCCAACGCCACCATCTTCATGGCCCAGGACCGGGCCAACGTCGAGGAGGCCTGGCCCGGCGACATCATCGGCCTGCACAACCATGGCACCATCAAGATCGGCGACACTTTCAGCGACAAGGAGCCGCTCAAATTCACCGGCATCCCCAACTTCGCTCCCGAGCACTTCCGCCGGGTGCGGCTGCGCAATCCCCTGAAGGCCAAGCAACTGGAGAAGGGTCTGCTGCAGCTCTCCGAGGAGGGGGCGGTGCAGGTCTTCCGGCCGGTGCTCGGCAACGACTACATCCTCGGCGCCGTCGGCGTGCTGCAGTTCGACGTGACCATCGCCCGGCTGGCGGCCGAGTACGGGGTGGAGGCGGCCTACGAGGGGATCGACTTCGCCACCGCCCGCTGGATCGAATGCGGCGACCGCAAGATGCTGGCCGACTTCGAGAAGAAGTGCCAGGGGAACCTTGCCCACGACGCCGAGGGGAACCTCGCCTACCTCGCCCCGAGCGAGTGGCGCCTCGGCTACGTCACCGAACAGTGGCCGGGGGTGACCTTCCACAAAACGCGCGAGCACAACTGATTCGCCCCTTGTTCATCATGTTTCGGTGGTGTAAAGTCCCCCTGATGCCCGGAAACGGGCGGGTCAGGGGGATTTTGTTTTGAACCTTTTGCGTTGGGACGGAGCTCGCCATGCCTGCAGCCATCCAGAAAACCCGCATCCGCGACCTGCTCGTTCGCACCGAACCGCTCCCGGAAGTTATCGTCAAGGGGTGGGTGCGGACGCTGCGCAAGGGGAAGGAGGTCGCCTTCGCCGCCCTC of Desulfuromonadales bacterium contains these proteins:
- a CDS encoding peptide chain release factor 3, whose protein sequence is MSKQHQQEVEKRRTFGIISHPDAGKTTLTEKLLLFGGAIQMAGAVKARKAARHATSDWMAIEQERGISVTTSVMKFNHRDCEINLLDTPGHQDFSEDTYRVLTAVDSALMVIDSAKGVETQTGKLMEVCRMRNTPVITFINKLDREGLAPLDLLADIEEKLQIECAPMSWPIGMGKRFKGVYNLYRKELRLFTPGGETRHRSALVITDLADPQLDELLGDQADELRADIELLEGAANPFELTEYLKGNQTPVFFGSGVNNFGVEELLDALVDLAPAPGPRSTMTRAVAPEEEAFSGFVFKIQANMDPMHRDRIAFLRICSGKFTRGMKVRHHRIGKDVILSNATIFMAQDRANVEEAWPGDIIGLHNHGTIKIGDTFSDKEPLKFTGIPNFAPEHFRRVRLRNPLKAKQLEKGLLQLSEEGAVQVFRPVLGNDYILGAVGVLQFDVTIARLAAEYGVEAAYEGIDFATARWIECGDRKMLADFEKKCQGNLAHDAEGNLAYLAPSEWRLGYVTEQWPGVTFHKTREHN